From Brassica rapa cultivar Chiifu-401-42 chromosome A06, CAAS_Brap_v3.01, whole genome shotgun sequence:
aattaaaattataattatatttctatttcatattatttattattattttaatcatgATCTACGATTTATTACCATACTCTAAatactttccaaaaatataaattaacattaaatgtaaATGTCTATGTCACAATTACCTTCAAGCCGTATCATAATTATTAGCATGTCAggtcatcatttttttttattgtggtgatgacacatgGAAAATCacttctgaaataatatttAGGGGACAATAGCTTTTCTATTATTAACAATCTATCATGGTATTAAGAAggtttgtaataaaaaaaacttagttaCATTTGCAGGGTGAAATtggttttaataaaatttagtcAACATACATAATCTACATGTCTgattaatgataaaatatatattataatgtgtaataatatataagggatagtCCGAGTAGCAAAATAATGCATTACATTATTAGTTACCACTGGTCTTCTTGggctttaaaaattaaaatattgtgtTCCTTTTCTATGTAGGGACATTAATATTTGGAAGCGGAAAGATACATAATCACTGGGTGTAAAGTATTCGTCAAGTGAGTAATGATTAACGTTAAGAATCAATGATAAAGGAAAATAAGAAACGCAATGTTAAATAAGGTAAATGTATAATGAATTGTACAAGCAATGCAATTCATCTTATTTTTGGTTAGGCTAACGGGTTTCAGTGACATTATAAGTAAATATTCTATTAATTAGTGGGTCTTTATAATTAAAACGTGAGAGAGCCTTACAGCTTGACGCGTCAGCTCGTTCAGTTGTAATTacttacaaaacaaaaattagtcTCTTCCCAATGTtccttaattaatatataagggatatcttgatttaaaaataaaataatagttttaataataaaataaaccatATACGCAATGTTACTAAAGTTAAATCAATTGATCTACCAATATAATAATGAAACATGTAACTTGttaatgtaatatattttataccATTTTTATGGTACATTTGTTAATTTGGCGTTATACgttgtatttttttctaataaaggTAAGATGGTTAAAATTGCAAgtacatatatgtaaaaaaatcaaatgaaatCACCTCATATCTCATTTACTAGAAAAGTCATGATAATAGACATTTATAAATATCAAGAAAATGTCATAGTAGTAACcacaaaataaatacaaactaAACAATGTTTGAGAGAAAGCAAAAATTTTATGTATTGACCATGTTATTAATGGTAACGTTTCTATCGATTTCTCAAAATACGAAAGGTAATGCAAATATTCCGCTTGCTCCAATGTCAGAGGAAGGATTCCTGCCAAATCCATTTCAGTGTGTAAACGATGCTAGGAAAGTTCCAAATTGCATAAATGCAGTGAAGAAATTCCAGTTCAAAATTATCACAAAAGAATGTTGCTTTGTTCTACTGAAAGCTCCAGAAGATTGTCTTGGGATGTTATTTCCTATGCGTTTTGTTATTAAAATTATGCTTCAACTTACATGTAGGTTTATAGGTATACATGCttaagaatattttttgttaatcctatattttttaaacattctATGTAACAACAAAATTTACTgtattagttatatttttttaataataattttgctTCATATATAATTAACTTGCTAATAATGATATCAGCATTAAAATCATGCTTTTAACGTTTTTGACCATTTGTTTGTTTGCTTATATATGATGTTTACATTTTTGGCCTATTACTAGTcgctcatttttttttaaagtaaaaaatatttttgtttaactaTGAAAATTCCTgtaaatttcttttaattttatttttcttatttattgtaataaataaaaacacttaGAAATTAATTATTGATTGCATAACTGAAACTTTTAAACAGTTGTGAATAATGTTGAATCAGTTAAAATATAGAGTTCAACATTTTAAACATGGAtggtaaaatctaaaattttaacatatcCAACTGCGTATTACTTATCTATATTATgactataaaaataattatatagctTTTCCTTAGTTATAATATTTACTCTTGATactgataattaaaaaaaatgtgcaATTAAAAGTAAAAGATTTATAAGAATTGTTTTTAGTCTTTAAAACCTGTTAGTATTTCGCGGAAAATTGGAGATATTAGTTGATATCTTATCCCTACTAAGAAAATAACGGTCACACCCTTATTTTGTGGCGATTTTGTTAACATTACGATCACATTAATAATAGTCaaatatgtttcatattatataatatttaaaatttataattatatttctattttaactattatattattttttattactattttaaTGATGATCTGTCTACGATTAATTATCATCTTCTAaaagatttttcaaaaatataaatcaacattaaatgtaaaTGTCTATGTCACAATTACATTCAAGTCGTATCATAATTATTAGCATGTCAGGTCAACATATTTTttcattgtggtgatgacacatcGAAAATCACTTTTAAAATAATGCTTAGGGGACTATAGCTTTTCTATTATTAACAATCTAGCATGGTATTAAGAAGGTTTGTAAAACTTGTTAAGCCTGCACCATTTGCAGggtgaaattgtttttaataaaatttagtcCACATACATAATCTACATGTCTgattaatgataaaatatatagtataatgTGTAATAACATATAAGGGATAGCCGGAGTAGCAAAATAATGCATTACATTATTAGTTACCAGGGCCGGCTCAACACTGATAGGGGCCctagggcaaaaaaaaaatttttactctctaaaatttatatagagataatgtttaaaatatttttaaaatttaatcaataatactttatatattttgtaatgaaaataaaactatatacatatcaaataattttgggcccttttcaattttatttattgtatttataattttttttatatataaaaatatagatttataaaaaattgggcCCCTTATTTATCATTACACGGGGGGGACACGGGTTCGGACACGGGGCGGTCGCACCGCTTGTCCCCCCTTGTAAGCCGGCCCTGTTAGTTACCACTGGTCATCTTGggctttaaaaattaaaatattgtgtTCCTTTTCTATGTAGGTACATTAATATTAAGAAGCGGAAAGATATATAATCACT
This genomic window contains:
- the LOC117125861 gene encoding uncharacterized protein LOC117125861, which encodes MFERKQKFYVLTMLLMVTFLSISQNTKGNANIPLAPMSEEGFLPNPFQCVNDARKVPNCINAVKKFQFKIITKECCFVLLKAPEDCLGMLFPMRFVIKIMLQLTCRFIGIHA